Proteins encoded in a region of the Magallana gigas chromosome 8, xbMagGiga1.1, whole genome shotgun sequence genome:
- the LOC105329922 gene encoding mitoferrin-1 isoform X1 — protein sequence MDYEDPYESLPPTSTPTTHMLAGSAAGVLEHSVMYPVDCVKTRMQSLVPDPKADYRSVLDAFNTIIRHEGMLRTMKGAPIVVLGAGPAHAFYFACYEFLKKNLSGGKQGNHLAHGLAGSVATLLHDSVMVPVDVVKQRMQMFNSPYTTCRMCARTILKQEGMFAFYRSYTTQLTMNIPFQSVHFMTYEFMQDWLNQGRNYNPVTHVVSGGAAGAVAATVTMPLDVCKTLLNTQERCTRTHASYINGMVSAFRTVYEFQGVRGFFKGLTARVIFQMPATAISWSVYEGFKYIITKKQSVEDALPKRLSIGSAASASSHTK from the exons ATGGACTACGAGGATCCATATGAGAGCCTTCCACCAACTTCCACACCGACGACGCATATGTTAGCGGGATCGGCGGCTGGTGTCCTAGAGCACAGTGTTATGTACCCCGTGGACTGTGTGAAG ACACGTATGCAATCTCTGGTACCCGATCCAAAGGCTGACTACCGCAGTGTACTCGACGCATTTAACACCATCATCCGCCATGAGGGGATGCTGAGGACCATGAAGGGGGCCCCCATCGTTGTACTGGGGGCTGGACCGGCACATGCTTTCTACTTTGCGTGCTACGAGTTTCTGAAGAAGAATCTGAGCGGGGGTAAACAGGGCAACCATTTAGCTCACG GTTTAGCGGGATCAGTAGCCACTCTACTTCATGATTCTGTGATGGTTCCTGTTGATG TGGTGAAGCAGAGAATGCAGATGTTTAATAGCCCATATACAACCTGCAGAATGTGTGCAAGGACCATTCTGAAACAAGAGGGCATGTTCGCTTTCTACAGGAGCTATACCACACAACTGACTATGAATATTCCGTTTCAAAGCGTTCACTTTATGACTTACGAGTTCATGCAAGACTGGCTGAACCAGGGCAGGAATTACAACCCAGTGACTCACGTGGTGTCTGGTGGTGCTGCAGGAGCTGTGGCAGCCACAGTGACGATGCCGTTAGATGTCTGTAAAACGCTCCTCAACACTCAGGAGAGATGCACGAGGACTCACGCATCTTACATCAATGGCATGGTGTCAGCGTTTCGAACAGTTTATGAGTTCCAAGGCGTTCGCGGGTTTTTCAAGGGGCTCACAGCACGAGTGATATTTCAGATGCCTGCCACGGCGATATCGTGGTCGGTGTATGAGGGCTTCAAGTACATTATTACCAAAAAGCAGTCTGTGGAAGACGCCCTGCCAAAACGACTCTCTATTGGATCGGCGGCTTCTGCTTCCTCACATACAAAATAA